In Xiphophorus maculatus strain JP 163 A chromosome 15, X_maculatus-5.0-male, whole genome shotgun sequence, the following are encoded in one genomic region:
- the bpnt1 gene encoding 3'(2'),5'-bisphosphate nucleotidase 1 isoform X1: protein MSGNPAVVMRLVASAYSVAEKAGAIVRKVLHSGDLGIVEKTGANDLQTLADRLAQKSICASLSRRFPKVTIIGEEDLPCEEVQEDMIENGQAEEILQKSCPKEYEALKEEELVVWVDPLDGTKEYTEASSCLHLQAVDQKPHKELDKTHSTAIRLLDNVTVLIGIAYGGRAIAGVINQPFYNYQLGSGAALGRTIWGVLGLGAFGFQLQEVPADKRIVTTTRSHSNKTVTDCVNAMEPHDVIRVGGAGNKIIQLIEGKASAYVFASPGCKKWDTCGPEAILHAVGGKLTDMFGNPYHYNADVKHMNSAGVLATLRNHDYYVSRVPQSVLQALRSD, encoded by the exons ATGTCTGGTAATCCTGCTGTGGTTATGCGGCTGGTGGCGTCCGCCTATTCAGTGGCTGAAAAGGCCGGGGCCATAGTAAGGAAGGTGCTTCACAGTGGAGATCTTGGCATTGTTGAAAAG ACAGGAGCCAACGATCTGCAGACGCTCGCGGACCGACTTGCACAGAAAAGCATCTGTGCTTCACTGTCTAGACGTTTCCCCAAGGTCACCATCATTGGAGAGGAG GATCTTCCATGTGAGGAGGTCCAGGAGGATATGATTGAGAATGGCCAGGCAGAGGAAATCCTTCAGAAGAGCTGTCCAAAAGAGTATGAAGCACTAAAAGAAGAAGAG CTAGTTGTTTGGGTTGATCCCCTTGATGGCACCAAAGAATACACTGAAG CCTCAAGTTGTCTCCATCTACAAGCTGTTGACCAGAAACCACACAAAGAGTTGGACAAGACTCACAGCACAGCTATCC GGCTTCTGGACAATGTGACAGTTCTCATTGGCATTGCATATGGAGGCAGAGCAATTGCAGGTGTCATCAACCAGCCATTCTACAATTACCAG CTTGGATCAGGAGCTGCTTTAGGGAGAACAATATGGGGAGTTCTCGGATTGGGCGCCTTCGGGTTCCAGCTGCAGGAAGTTCCAGCCGATAAGCGAATTGTCACCACCACCCGTTCCCATAGCAACAAGACGGTAACAGACTGCGTGAACGCCATGGAACCTCACGACGTTATAAGAGTCGGGGGTGCTGGAAACAAG ATAATCCAGCTTATTGAAGGGAAAGCATCTGCTTATGTGTTTGCCAGTCCAGGCTGCAAGAAATGGGATACATGCGGTCCTGAGGCAATCCTGCATGCCGTCGGAG GAAAACTGACTGACATGTTTGGGAATCCTTACCATTATAATGCAGACGTAAAGCATatgaactctgctggggttctTGCTACACTTCGCAACCATGATTACTACGTCAGCAGAGTGCCACAGTCTGTGCTGCAAGCGCTGAGGTCAGATTGA
- the c15h12orf57 gene encoding protein C10 isoform X1 yields MLAFRAGVFVSDIMASAPAQQPTLTAEQTRVVLSEVIQAFSVPENAVRMEEARESACNDMGKMLQLVLPVATQIQQEVIKAYGFNNEGEGVLKFARLVKMYETQDPEIAAMSAKLKALLLPPLSTPPIGGAIPAS; encoded by the exons ATGCTAGCTTTCAGGGCTGGTGTTTTCGTCAGTG ACATCATGGCTTCGGCTCCAGCCCAACAACCCACACTGACCGCTGAACAAACCAGAG TGGTGCTGAGTGAAGTGATCCAGGCCTTTTCAGTGCCAGAGAATGCTGTGCGAATGGAGGAGGCTCGGGAGAGCGCCTGTAACGACATGGGGAAGATGCTGCAGCTCGTGCTTCCTGTGGCCACTCAGATTCAACAGGAAGTAATCAAGGCGTATGGATTTAACAATGAAGGAGAAG GCGTCCTTAAATTTGCCAGACTGGTGAAGATGTATGAAACCCAGGACCCAGAAATAGCAGCCATGTCTGCAAAGCTGAAGGCTCTCCTCCTGCCACCGTTGTCAACACCACCTATAGGAGGCGCCATTCCAGCTTCATAG
- the c15h12orf57 gene encoding protein C10 isoform X2 — protein sequence MASAPAQQPTLTAEQTRVVLSEVIQAFSVPENAVRMEEARESACNDMGKMLQLVLPVATQIQQEVIKAYGFNNEGEGVLKFARLVKMYETQDPEIAAMSAKLKALLLPPLSTPPIGGAIPAS from the exons ATGGCTTCGGCTCCAGCCCAACAACCCACACTGACCGCTGAACAAACCAGAG TGGTGCTGAGTGAAGTGATCCAGGCCTTTTCAGTGCCAGAGAATGCTGTGCGAATGGAGGAGGCTCGGGAGAGCGCCTGTAACGACATGGGGAAGATGCTGCAGCTCGTGCTTCCTGTGGCCACTCAGATTCAACAGGAAGTAATCAAGGCGTATGGATTTAACAATGAAGGAGAAG GCGTCCTTAAATTTGCCAGACTGGTGAAGATGTATGAAACCCAGGACCCAGAAATAGCAGCCATGTCTGCAAAGCTGAAGGCTCTCCTCCTGCCACCGTTGTCAACACCACCTATAGGAGGCGCCATTCCAGCTTCATAG
- the bpnt1 gene encoding 3'(2'),5'-bisphosphate nucleotidase 1 isoform X2: protein MSGNPAVVMRLVASAYSVAEKAGAIVRKVLHSGDLGIVEKTGANDLQTLADRLAQKSICASLSRRFPKVTIIGEEDLPCEEVQEDMIENGQAEEILQKSCPKEYEALKEEELVVWVDPLDGTKEYTEGLLDNVTVLIGIAYGGRAIAGVINQPFYNYQLGSGAALGRTIWGVLGLGAFGFQLQEVPADKRIVTTTRSHSNKTVTDCVNAMEPHDVIRVGGAGNKIIQLIEGKASAYVFASPGCKKWDTCGPEAILHAVGGKLTDMFGNPYHYNADVKHMNSAGVLATLRNHDYYVSRVPQSVLQALRSD, encoded by the exons ATGTCTGGTAATCCTGCTGTGGTTATGCGGCTGGTGGCGTCCGCCTATTCAGTGGCTGAAAAGGCCGGGGCCATAGTAAGGAAGGTGCTTCACAGTGGAGATCTTGGCATTGTTGAAAAG ACAGGAGCCAACGATCTGCAGACGCTCGCGGACCGACTTGCACAGAAAAGCATCTGTGCTTCACTGTCTAGACGTTTCCCCAAGGTCACCATCATTGGAGAGGAG GATCTTCCATGTGAGGAGGTCCAGGAGGATATGATTGAGAATGGCCAGGCAGAGGAAATCCTTCAGAAGAGCTGTCCAAAAGAGTATGAAGCACTAAAAGAAGAAGAG CTAGTTGTTTGGGTTGATCCCCTTGATGGCACCAAAGAATACACTGAAG GGCTTCTGGACAATGTGACAGTTCTCATTGGCATTGCATATGGAGGCAGAGCAATTGCAGGTGTCATCAACCAGCCATTCTACAATTACCAG CTTGGATCAGGAGCTGCTTTAGGGAGAACAATATGGGGAGTTCTCGGATTGGGCGCCTTCGGGTTCCAGCTGCAGGAAGTTCCAGCCGATAAGCGAATTGTCACCACCACCCGTTCCCATAGCAACAAGACGGTAACAGACTGCGTGAACGCCATGGAACCTCACGACGTTATAAGAGTCGGGGGTGCTGGAAACAAG ATAATCCAGCTTATTGAAGGGAAAGCATCTGCTTATGTGTTTGCCAGTCCAGGCTGCAAGAAATGGGATACATGCGGTCCTGAGGCAATCCTGCATGCCGTCGGAG GAAAACTGACTGACATGTTTGGGAATCCTTACCATTATAATGCAGACGTAAAGCATatgaactctgctggggttctTGCTACACTTCGCAACCATGATTACTACGTCAGCAGAGTGCCACAGTCTGTGCTGCAAGCGCTGAGGTCAGATTGA
- the saysd1 gene encoding SAYSvFN domain-containing protein 1 has product MEQKLAEFRARRQAEKGMKKSEPAAPQPGEQRGGGGPAVQPDSSHQPKEPEASQAAISSSKNRDCRDWLLDSTLGRWFASRQLVLSNIMLLKVLLWLVLLGLFVELEFGLPFFIISLFYWLYEGLRSPEPRKPGELSAYSVFNPDCQPLLGSLTAEQLEGEMGYRPLANR; this is encoded by the exons ATGGAGCAGAAGCTCGCAGAGTTTAGAGCCCGAAGACAGGCGGAAAAAGGCATGAAAAAGTCCGAACCTGCTGCTCCTCAGCCCGGagaacagagaggaggaggagggcctGCTGTTCAGCCTGACAGCAGTCATCAACCAAAGGAGCCAGAAGCCAGCCAAGCTGCAATCAGCAGCTCTAAAAATAGG GACTGTAGGGACTGGCTGCTAGACAGTACTCTGGGACGATGGTTTGCTTCAAGACAGCTGGTCCTCTCCAACATTATGTTGCTCAAAGTGCTGCTGtggctggttctgctgggtctTTTTGTTGAACTGGAATTCGGACTGCCTTTCTTCATCATCTCCCTGTTCTACTGGCTCTATGAAGGACTTCGCAGCCCAGAACCTAGAAAGCCAGGAGAACTGAGTGCTTACTCTGTCTTCAACCCAGACTGTCAGCCTCTCCTTGGCTCACTCACTGCTGAGCAGCTGGAGGGGGAGATGGGCTACAGACCTCTGGCCAACAGATAA